The Fusarium oxysporum f. sp. lycopersici 4287 chromosome 1, whole genome shotgun sequence DNA segment CATGGTAGCCTTTTACTCGCGCCGAGTTGAGCATGTTTCGTAGATAGGGGTTGAAAACCTCGTCGATGTAATGGTAGCCTGCGTCAAAAGTCGTGAAATGATCTTCGGCCTTGAAAACGATACCAACTAAATCGTAGTACTGCAGGGCAGCGGTGTCAAAATCTCGAGCTCGAATGATATCGAGAATACGCTTTTGAACATGTGCCATCTTGCAGATATAATCGCCGACTTCAACAGCCAATCCTTCTCCTGGATGAAGGGTTTGTCTGATGGCGGCAAACCATTCCTGGGATTCCGGAGGGCACTCGAGGCTTGTCAGAAGACACCGTACTTGCTAATAGCTTGTTAGTTGGGAGTGAGATATCAGATCGAAGTGACATACCACCATGTTGTAGGCAGGCCAGAAACCCATTCTCGATCCCGGCCGTCGCAAAGAAGCCGTTCCTCTTTGCTGAAGAATACTGTATAGCCCATTGGTATGGAGATGCCACGGGTTCAGGGGCGATATGCGGTTGATGGAGCCCATAAGAAGCTATTAAAACATAAGTATAAGAATGGCGGGAAGAAGTCATGTTGCTCACTTCATAGTTCGTTAGAATCCATACTGTCGCGAGAACATCATCTCTCATGGCGCCCTCTGGTGTTTTGAGTGCTTCACTAACAGAGCTCAAGGTTTTACCAAGGTAGGTTCCAAGTTCCTTGTCGGTCTGCTCGACAGATCCATTGTCGATAGCGGTGGGATGTCGCAGATTGGTGATGTATGTACGGGCAAAGAGATGAGTGGCCCAAAGAAGAGGCCCTTGAGGACCGCTCTTTTTGTATGTGTCATGGAGGAAATCCAAAGTATAGTAGACATTGAGAAGGATCGGGATGGAATGGGCGGTCCAATGCTCATTAAGGGATTGGGGCAGGATGAGCGCCCTTCCAGTTCTGGTGAATTCGACAAGGTCGACTATTGTGGGTGAGACAGGGCTGAATTCACGATCAACTTCTTCAGTGACTGATGGCGTGGCAGCATCTCCATtcgacgaagaggaggaggaagatgagccAAAAGACATGACAGACTCCCCACGAGTCTGAGCCGGAGCATTTTGCTGagtcctcttcttcctcttcttgatgGTGGTTGGGTTAGCATTGCGAAAGACAAGCTCCTGTTCATCCCGATATCCCGGACATTCAGTCCCGTATTTGATGCATCTTTGACATGATGGTCTGCCAAGATCACACTGTTGATGTCGTCAGCAATTGGAATGTAATGGGTTGATATGCTCGAGCGTCTCTCTTATGACATAACCGCGTAAGCACAGAATAAGAGGCTCAAAGGCTGCACCGACCTTGACACGTCGTGATCGACAAAGATGGCAATCTTTGCTTGGCTTTCCCGTGTTGGGCATTATTCAAGAAACGACAGGACGCACGGGTAGCGTTATGGGTAGCTAGGTATGGCAGAGAGTCATGCAGGCCCCGTTATCGTTGTTGGATTGTCAGAGTTGAAACGGGTAATCCTTTCGAAGCTGTCGTCGTCGGAAAGGGATTAGCGGGCCATACAGGGCTGAAGGGTGGATACAGAGCAGGGAATAGGAGCATCACGTGCGGGGAAGCTGTACAGCACTGTCTCTTACACTGTCGAAGTTATCAACACCTTTGGTCAAGAGAAATCTCGCTTGAGATAGCCTGGATTACTCGAACATAGTCAAATCCTTGAAAGTTCTATGAAGTTTCAAACTTGAACCTGACGTCTCTCATAACTAAAGGTACATAGGCGCAGAAGCGGAGACATCTCATGGTCATAACCCCAGCGAAACTTCACCTCTCGAACGCAACATTGGAAACATTGGAAACATCATGCTGAGTGCTTTGAGTTCAGCGGCGGTCGATGAATCTTCACCCCCGGTCACAGTTTTTCAcgtttgttgaagatgggaaGCTCCGTGACTTGAATATGACAGCGAAGTGTTTCGCCCTGCTCACGGACAATGGCTCATGGACTCTATCTCCAAGTAACTAATTAATAACATGCGATAACTATACCAACTCTGCGCCCTGGCCAACTAATACGACATATTCTCAACCTTGCGTCCGACAGCATCGTTATGCCTCCGTTCCTAGATGCAGATTCACCAGGATCATCGAAGCGTCGACTACAGAAAAATGATGTTTGTCGCCTGGGAGACGAGATTTTAGGACGAACTAaccaagatgaaggcaatATTGTCCCAGAATTAGTGTTACAATGATGCCAGATTCTTGGTCGACGGGAAGGGAGAAGCCTTAGATGGAACAAATTCCCCAGGGTCTTGACTGGCAAACAGCGGGAACATATTCACACACAGGCTGCTAAGATACAATCGGGGATGTCAAATATCAACAGATATTTAGTCAGATATGTTCTATCAGACCCTAACACTTTCCACTGTATAAGTATACTATTGATATACTATAACGGTTATAGATGTCTATTGTTTTACAAATATGTACTCACATTTAATTCATAAACACAACCGATTGGGATGAACTTGAGTTTGCGTGTGATGGCAAGGGCCCTATTGTTCACCAACAACACAGGTTCAAAACACAAAAGCGTCTGGTGAATGAACATTGGTCCCTGCGAGGCACTGCGAATTGCATTTGTTCCTAGCGCCTATTGTTCGAATGATTGCCTCTAGCGTTACTGCCACTGCCAACCGGCTGCCACTGAAGGCTTCTTGGGCCACTTGACGTGCACAGCAGCCTCGTCTATAacattctcttctccttagtttcttctcctctcacttttctttctcccaCAACCACAGCAACCACACACTTTAGATCACTATATATCTCCCCCATCGCATCTTCCTCTCTCTTATTTCCCTCTTATACATACCCAATACAGATATCTCACACTTCCTTATCAACTGCCAATACCTTTCACAGCACAAATCTACTTCCACTCTACCGAGATGAACGTCGAACTTCAAGCAAAGTTTCGCG contains these protein-coding regions:
- a CDS encoding hypothetical protein (At least one base has a quality score < 10) translates to MSFGSSSSSSSSNGDAATPSVTEEVDREFSPVSPTIVDLVEFTRTGRALILPQSLNEHWTAHSIPILLNVYYTLDFLHDTYKKSGPQGPLLWATHLFARTYITNLRHPTAIDNGSVEQTDKELGTYLGKTLSSVSEALKTPEGAMRDDVLATVWILTNYELLMGSINRISPLNPWHLHTNGLYSILQQRGTASLRRPGSRMGFWPAYNMVQVRCLLTSLECPPESQEWFAAIRQTLHPGEGLAVEVGDYICKMAHVQKRILDIIRARDFDTAALQYYDLVGIVFKAEDHFTTFDAGYHYIDEVFNPYLRNMLNSARVKGYHVILTFANFLTHHPTAPIPLQELKVLRSHCVYRVRDSAKLVMEAVNRHLDPASFRNNPSPRTVFDALKLIWPLTAVYLVPSTLNEQSEAAGESLQFIGRELGVRQGLKVNKGESTLPPEAEAPSQLAEDVAFDPLPTSRGLM
- a CDS encoding hypothetical protein (At least one base has a quality score < 10), producing MPNTGKPSKDCHLCRSRRVKCDLGRPSCQRCIKYGTECPGYRDEQELVFRNANPTTIKKRKKRTQQNAPAQTRGESVMSFGSSSSSSSSNGDAATPSVTEEVDREFSPVSPTIVDLVEFTRTGRALILPQSLNEHWTAHSIPILLNVYYTLDFLHDTYKKSGPQGPLLWATHLFARTYITNLRHPTAIDNGSVEQTDKELGTYLGKTLSSVSEALKTPEGAMRDDVLATVWILTNYELLMGSINRISPLNPWHLHTNGLYSILQQRGTASLRRPGSRMGFWPAYNMVQVRCLLTSLECPPESQEWFAAIRQTLHPGEGLAVEVGDYICKMAHVQKRILDIIRARDFDTAALQYYDLVGIVFKAEDHFTTFDAGYHYIDEVFNPYLRNMLNSARVKGYHVILTFANFLTHHPTAPIPLQELKVLRSHCVYRVRDSAKLVMEAVNRHLDPASFRNNPSPRTVFDALKLIWPLTAVYLVPSTLNEQSEAAGESLQFIGRELGVRQGLKVNKGESTLPPEAEAPSQLAEDVAFDPLPTSRGLM